In one Candidatus Eisenbacteria bacterium genomic region, the following are encoded:
- a CDS encoding S9 family peptidase: MTRPQTAATPAAPPVAERIPHPTELHGEARDDEYSWMREKSDPRVLAHLEAENAWTERLTRDWQPLEQQLYAEMLGRIQQTDLTVPYRRGGWLWYARTVEGLQYPIHCRRPYGGDGEQIVLDLNGLASGHAFLALGDYEASPDANRLAYTTDATGYRQYVLHVKDLVTGATNPGLAERVTSVAWSADGSTLFYTQEDPVSKRSDRLFRHRPGGAHELVHVEADERFEVHVALTRSGRWLVQNRSSHTTSEVAVLHADRPDGEWRVVAPRRQDVEYDLDHRGEEFWIRTNDAGRNFRVVTAPEVMPDPDHWREVVPHRASVMVAGLHCFRDHVVLAERENALPHLAALDPASGALRRAAFPEAAYSVGPAANEDFETASFRYSYQSFVTPPSVFDLDLVTLGATLLKRVAVPGGWDPRHYECERIEVAARDGVRVPVTLLHRRGLPRDGSAPCLLYAYGSYGMPSNVTFNSNRFSLVDRGMVYALAHVRGGGDLGKPWHDAGRMANKMNTFTDFVDCAQALVDGGWTRPDRLVIQGGSAGGLLVGAVANLRPELFRGVLAQVPFVDVVNTMLDESLPLTVGEFEEWGNPRDPEQYGWIRRYSPYDNLERKAYPAMLVKTSLNDSQVGYWEAAKYVARLRALKTDSHPVLLRCNMGAGHGGSSGRYDALRDVAFDYAWILHTVGLAGVSPSA, from the coding sequence ATGACCCGACCGCAAACCGCCGCCACGCCCGCGGCCCCTCCCGTCGCCGAGCGCATCCCGCACCCGACCGAACTGCACGGCGAGGCGCGGGACGACGAGTATTCGTGGATGCGCGAGAAGTCCGACCCCCGCGTGCTGGCCCATCTCGAGGCCGAGAACGCCTGGACGGAGCGCCTCACCCGCGACTGGCAGCCGCTCGAGCAGCAGCTGTACGCCGAGATGCTGGGCCGCATCCAGCAGACCGACCTGACCGTCCCCTACCGGCGTGGCGGCTGGCTCTGGTACGCGCGCACGGTCGAGGGCCTGCAGTACCCGATCCACTGCCGCCGGCCGTACGGGGGCGACGGCGAACAGATCGTGCTCGACCTGAACGGGCTCGCCAGCGGACACGCGTTCCTGGCGCTCGGCGACTACGAAGCGAGCCCCGACGCGAACCGGCTCGCGTACACGACCGACGCGACCGGCTACCGGCAGTACGTGCTGCACGTGAAGGACCTGGTCACGGGCGCCACGAACCCGGGCCTCGCCGAGCGCGTGACCAGCGTGGCCTGGAGCGCCGACGGCTCGACGCTCTTCTACACGCAGGAGGATCCGGTCTCCAAGCGCAGCGACCGGCTCTTCCGTCACCGCCCGGGCGGCGCGCACGAGCTCGTCCACGTCGAGGCGGACGAACGCTTCGAGGTGCACGTCGCGCTCACGCGCAGCGGACGCTGGCTCGTCCAGAACCGCTCGAGCCACACCACCAGCGAGGTCGCGGTACTGCACGCGGACCGGCCCGACGGCGAGTGGCGCGTCGTGGCGCCGCGGCGGCAGGACGTCGAATACGACCTCGACCACCGCGGCGAGGAGTTCTGGATCCGCACCAACGACGCGGGCCGCAACTTTCGCGTCGTGACGGCCCCCGAGGTGATGCCGGACCCCGACCACTGGCGCGAGGTCGTACCCCACCGCGCCTCGGTCATGGTGGCCGGGCTCCACTGCTTTCGCGATCACGTCGTGCTCGCCGAGCGCGAGAACGCGCTGCCGCATCTCGCGGCGCTCGACCCCGCGAGCGGCGCACTCCGGCGCGCGGCGTTCCCCGAGGCCGCCTACTCGGTCGGCCCCGCGGCGAACGAGGACTTCGAGACGGCGAGCTTCCGCTACTCCTACCAGTCGTTCGTGACCCCGCCGTCCGTCTTCGACCTCGACCTGGTCACGCTCGGGGCGACCCTGCTCAAGCGGGTCGCGGTGCCGGGCGGCTGGGACCCGCGGCACTACGAGTGCGAACGCATCGAGGTCGCGGCCCGCGACGGCGTGCGCGTGCCCGTCACGCTCCTGCACCGCCGTGGGCTGCCGCGTGACGGCTCGGCGCCGTGCCTGCTGTACGCCTACGGCTCCTACGGCATGCCGAGCAACGTCACGTTCAACTCGAATCGGTTCTCGCTCGTGGATCGGGGCATGGTGTACGCGCTCGCCCACGTCCGCGGCGGCGGCGACCTCGGCAAGCCGTGGCACGACGCCGGGCGCATGGCGAACAAGATGAACACGTTCACGGACTTCGTGGACTGCGCGCAGGCGCTGGTGGACGGCGGCTGGACCCGGCCGGACCGGCTGGTGATCCAGGGCGGCAGCGCCGGAGGGCTGCTCGTCGGCGCCGTCGCGAACCTGCGGCCCGAACTGTTCCGGGGCGTGCTGGCGCAGGTGCCGTTCGTGGACGTCGTCAACACGATGCTCGACGAATCGCTGCCGCTCACCGTCGGCGAGTTCGAGGAGTGGGGCAACCCCCGCGACCCGGAGCAGTACGGCTGGATCCGCCGCTACTCGCCCTACGACAACCTCGAGCGCAAGGCCTACCCGGCCATGCTGGTCAAGACCAGCCTGAACGACTCGCAGGTCGGCTACTGGGAGGCCGCCAAGTACGTCGCGAGGCTGCGCGCGCTGAAGACCGACTCCCACCCGGTGCTCCTCAGGTGCAACATGGGCGCCGGACACGGCGGCTCGAGCGGGCGCTACGACGCGCTGCGCGACGTGGCCTTCGACTACGCCTGGATCCTGCACACGGTCGGGCTCGCCGGGGTCTCGCCGTCCGCGTAG
- a CDS encoding S41 family peptidase: protein MPKNRSNLGPLAVAMALSLLLGFGLARALRATDDLRSNLDLFGSVLYMVQNNYVDVPDNEKLIMGAINGMLRTLDPHTQFLPEKRAQQMDETFHGEYSGIGVQFDIMDNKIVVISPIEGTPAFRLGIRAGDKIFEIDGQPLKKGLTNDDVFKALRGPNGSTVQVTIEREDETEPLHFTIERAKIPIESVPYAFMIRPGVGYVRIVRFAQTTGDELEKALDQLEAQGMKSLLIDLRSNSGGLLSQAVDVLDQLIPAEKRLVYTRGRIPSANADYYSTTRPGKWTQGPLIVLVEHGSASASEIVSGAVQDLDRGLVVGINTFGKGLVQNQMNMSQGKLLLTIARYYTPSGRGIQRDYGKFGDQSEYQMDAFKEDVPSDSALHARPKFKTAAGRVVYGGGGIYPDVVIKDPPNLTRPEVEFITKRVGFEFATHYWLPRHSAEKLTPASFDPRFTLNDAEWKDLHGVLDQKKVAMNDSTWTAEKGFMLRQVRAELASAQFGSLERYKIAIEDDSQLNAALDLFPRAQKLMAEAAQVQKKSPAR, encoded by the coding sequence ATGCCGAAGAATCGCTCGAACCTCGGGCCGCTGGCCGTCGCGATGGCGCTCTCGCTCCTGCTCGGCTTCGGCCTCGCCCGCGCCCTGCGGGCGACCGACGACCTGCGGAGCAACCTGGACCTGTTCGGCAGCGTGCTCTACATGGTGCAGAACAACTACGTGGACGTGCCCGACAACGAGAAGCTCATCATGGGCGCGATCAACGGCATGCTGCGGACGCTCGATCCGCACACGCAGTTCCTGCCCGAGAAGCGCGCCCAGCAGATGGACGAGACGTTCCACGGCGAGTACTCGGGGATCGGCGTCCAGTTCGACATCATGGACAACAAGATCGTCGTGATCTCGCCCATCGAGGGCACGCCGGCCTTCCGCCTCGGCATCCGCGCGGGCGACAAGATCTTCGAAATCGACGGGCAGCCGCTCAAGAAGGGCCTCACGAACGACGACGTGTTCAAGGCGCTGCGCGGACCGAACGGCAGCACCGTGCAGGTCACGATCGAGCGCGAGGACGAGACCGAGCCGCTGCACTTCACGATCGAGCGCGCCAAGATCCCGATCGAGAGCGTGCCGTACGCGTTCATGATCCGCCCCGGCGTCGGTTACGTGCGCATCGTGCGATTCGCGCAGACGACCGGCGACGAACTCGAGAAGGCGCTCGACCAACTCGAGGCGCAGGGCATGAAGAGCCTGCTGATCGACCTGCGCTCGAACTCCGGCGGCCTGCTGTCACAGGCGGTGGACGTGCTCGACCAGCTCATCCCGGCCGAGAAGCGGCTGGTCTACACGCGCGGCCGCATTCCTTCGGCCAACGCCGACTACTACTCGACGACCCGCCCGGGCAAGTGGACGCAGGGCCCGCTCATCGTGCTCGTCGAGCACGGCAGCGCCTCGGCCAGTGAGATCGTGTCCGGCGCGGTGCAGGACCTCGACCGAGGCCTCGTCGTCGGCATCAACACGTTCGGCAAGGGGCTCGTGCAGAACCAGATGAACATGTCGCAGGGCAAGCTGCTGCTGACCATCGCCCGCTACTACACGCCGAGCGGCCGCGGCATCCAGCGCGATTACGGCAAGTTCGGCGACCAGTCCGAGTACCAGATGGACGCGTTCAAGGAGGACGTGCCGTCGGATTCGGCTCTGCACGCGCGGCCGAAGTTCAAGACGGCCGCCGGCCGCGTCGTGTACGGCGGCGGCGGCATCTACCCCGACGTCGTCATCAAGGACCCGCCCAACCTGACGCGCCCGGAGGTCGAGTTCATCACCAAGCGCGTCGGCTTCGAGTTCGCCACCCATTACTGGCTGCCCCGGCATTCGGCCGAGAAGCTGACGCCGGCCTCGTTCGACCCGCGCTTCACGTTGAACGACGCCGAGTGGAAGGACCTGCACGGCGTGCTCGACCAGAAGAAGGTGGCGATGAACGACTCGACGTGGACCGCCGAGAAGGGCTTCATGCTGCGCCAGGTCCGCGCCGAGCTCGCCAGCGCGCAGTTCGGTTCGCTCGAACGCTACAAGATCGCGATCGAGGACGATTCGCAGCTGAACGCGGCGCTCGACCTCTTCCCCCGCGCGCAGAAGCTGATGGCCGAGGCCGCGCAGGTGCAGAAGAAGTCCCCGGCGCGTTGA
- a CDS encoding aminotransferase class I/II-fold pyridoxal phosphate-dependent enzyme has translation MNGPRVSRRSLRFTESVIREMTRLANAHGAVNLSQGFPDFPAPEPLKQEATRAVLADVNQYAITWGAKRLRDALVAKHQRFSGLSFDPEREVTVCCGATECMASTLLALVDPGDEVIVFEPYYENYGPDAILSGATPRFVRLREPDWAFDPAELSAAFNDRTRAIVVNTPNNPTGKVFSLAELETIAALCRKWNVIAVTDEIYEHIVYEGEHRSLAALDGMRERTVTISGLSKTWSVTGWRIGWCLAPPALSDAVRKVHDFLTVGAPAPLQEAAAVALSMPDEYFASLARGYREKRDFLVPALAAAGFGVFEPGGAYYCMTDISDFGFDDDVTFARFLVTDVGVAAVPGSSFYSDPASGRQRLRFHFARKRETLAAAVERLQSLKARAAAGRIR, from the coding sequence ATGAACGGGCCGCGCGTCTCGCGCCGCAGCCTGCGGTTCACCGAGAGCGTCATTCGCGAGATGACGCGGCTCGCCAACGCGCACGGCGCGGTCAACCTGTCGCAGGGCTTTCCGGACTTTCCCGCCCCCGAGCCGCTCAAGCAGGAGGCGACCCGCGCGGTGCTGGCGGACGTCAATCAGTACGCCATCACCTGGGGGGCGAAGCGCCTGCGCGACGCCCTGGTCGCCAAGCACCAGCGATTCTCCGGCCTGTCGTTCGACCCCGAGCGCGAGGTGACGGTCTGCTGCGGCGCGACCGAATGCATGGCGTCCACCCTGCTCGCGCTCGTGGATCCGGGCGACGAGGTGATCGTGTTCGAGCCCTACTACGAGAACTACGGGCCCGACGCGATCCTCTCGGGCGCGACGCCGCGCTTCGTACGCCTGCGCGAGCCCGACTGGGCGTTCGACCCGGCGGAGCTTTCGGCCGCGTTCAACGACCGCACGCGGGCCATCGTCGTGAACACGCCGAACAATCCGACGGGCAAGGTGTTCTCCCTCGCCGAGCTCGAAACGATCGCGGCCCTGTGCCGCAAGTGGAACGTGATCGCCGTCACCGACGAAATCTACGAGCACATCGTCTACGAGGGCGAGCACCGCTCGCTGGCGGCCCTCGACGGCATGCGCGAGCGCACCGTGACGATCTCGGGGTTGTCCAAGACCTGGAGCGTCACCGGCTGGCGCATCGGCTGGTGCCTCGCTCCGCCGGCGCTCAGCGACGCCGTGCGCAAGGTGCACGACTTCCTGACCGTCGGCGCGCCCGCCCCGCTGCAGGAGGCGGCGGCCGTGGCGCTGTCAATGCCCGACGAGTACTTCGCCTCGCTCGCCCGGGGCTACCGCGAGAAGCGCGACTTCCTCGTGCCGGCGCTGGCCGCCGCGGGCTTCGGCGTGTTCGAGCCGGGCGGCGCCTACTACTGCATGACCGACATCTCGGACTTCGGTTTCGACGACGACGTGACGTTCGCGCGATTCCTCGTGACGGACGTGGGCGTGGCCGCCGTGCCGGGCTCGAGCTTCTACTCCGATCCGGCGTCCGGCCGGCAGCGTCTGCGCTTCCATTTCGCCCGGAAACGCGAGACGCTGGCCGCGGCCGTCGAACGGCTGCAGTCCCTCAAGGCCCGCGCCGCGGCGGGCCGGATCCGCTGA
- a CDS encoding hydantoinase B/oxoprolinase family protein — protein MSPRRGSALRARGAGAGRPAPLDGVALSLYQGLFAACAEEMGATLMRAAQSPNITERLDHSCALFDARARLIAQAAHIPVHLGSMPRAVEAARALAPFTRGDVVLLNDPFAGGTHLPDLTLVSPVFLAGDRRPSFFVASRAHHADVGGSAPGSLPLAREVFEEGLRIPPVFLRRAGRPVRDVEALVLANVRTAAERRADLAAQLGAQATGEARLVGLSRRAGAEALRAAAAALLASTGRRTRAALSRLPRGRWRFADVLDGDGLGSGPLRIAVALSLDGRAARLDFTGTAPQARGPVNAVLAVTRAAALYAIRCALGEDLPVNDGLLRCVEVRAKEGSLVHARLPAAVGAGNVETSQRIVDVVLGALAKALPGRIPAASSGTMNNLLIGGTDPRTGGPFAYYETLAGGHGAGPTWDGASALQAHMTNTRNTPIESLEHAYPLRVASLRVRAGSGGGGRRRGGDGIERAIELLADARVTVIAERRDRGPWGLAGGTAGRPGAATLRRPGRAAEPLPAKFTIDAPKHAVITVTSPGGGGWGRIAADRRSRRRGVTRSERKRARPKERPTRR, from the coding sequence ATGAGCCCGCGACGCGGGAGCGCGCTCCGCGCGCGCGGAGCGGGCGCCGGCCGGCCCGCGCCCCTGGACGGCGTCGCGCTGTCGCTTTACCAGGGACTGTTCGCGGCCTGCGCCGAGGAGATGGGCGCGACGCTCATGCGCGCGGCGCAGTCCCCCAACATCACGGAGCGGCTCGATCACTCGTGCGCGCTGTTCGATGCTCGCGCGCGGTTGATCGCCCAGGCGGCGCACATTCCCGTCCACCTCGGCAGCATGCCGCGCGCCGTCGAGGCGGCGCGCGCTCTCGCGCCGTTCACGCGCGGCGACGTCGTGCTGCTCAACGACCCGTTCGCGGGCGGAACGCACCTGCCGGACCTGACGCTGGTTTCGCCGGTCTTCCTGGCCGGAGACCGTCGGCCGTCGTTCTTCGTCGCCAGCCGCGCGCACCATGCCGACGTCGGCGGCTCGGCGCCCGGCTCGTTGCCGCTCGCTCGAGAAGTGTTCGAGGAGGGGCTGCGCATTCCGCCGGTCTTCCTGCGCCGTGCCGGGCGGCCCGTGCGGGATGTCGAGGCGCTGGTGCTCGCGAACGTGCGCACCGCCGCCGAGCGTCGCGCCGACCTCGCCGCGCAGCTCGGCGCGCAGGCGACGGGCGAAGCCCGGCTGGTCGGGCTCTCGCGGCGCGCGGGCGCGGAGGCGCTGCGCGCGGCGGCGGCCGCCCTGCTGGCGTCCACCGGCCGGCGCACCCGCGCGGCGCTCTCGCGCCTGCCGCGCGGGCGCTGGCGCTTCGCCGACGTCCTCGACGGCGACGGGCTCGGCTCGGGACCACTGCGCATCGCGGTCGCGCTGTCGCTCGACGGCCGCGCGGCCCGGCTCGACTTCACGGGCACGGCGCCGCAGGCGCGCGGACCGGTCAACGCCGTGCTCGCGGTGACCAGGGCGGCGGCGCTCTACGCGATCCGCTGCGCGCTGGGCGAGGATCTTCCGGTCAACGACGGGCTGCTGCGCTGCGTCGAGGTGCGCGCGAAGGAAGGCTCGCTCGTCCACGCCCGGCTGCCGGCGGCGGTCGGCGCCGGCAACGTCGAGACGAGCCAGCGCATCGTGGACGTGGTGCTGGGCGCGCTCGCGAAGGCCCTGCCGGGCCGCATTCCCGCGGCGAGCAGCGGGACGATGAACAACCTGCTGATCGGCGGAACGGACCCGCGCACCGGCGGGCCCTTCGCGTACTACGAGACGCTCGCCGGCGGGCACGGCGCGGGCCCGACGTGGGACGGCGCGAGCGCGCTGCAGGCGCACATGACGAACACGCGCAACACGCCGATCGAGTCGCTCGAGCACGCCTATCCGCTGCGCGTCGCCTCGCTGCGCGTGCGCGCGGGCAGCGGCGGCGGGGGGCGACGGCGCGGCGGGGACGGGATCGAGCGCGCGATCGAATTGCTCGCGGACGCGCGCGTCACGGTGATCGCCGAACGCCGCGACCGCGGACCGTGGGGACTCGCCGGCGGAACGGCCGGCCGGCCGGGCGCGGCCACCCTGCGGCGGCCCGGCCGCGCGGCCGAGCCGCTGCCGGCCAAGTTCACGATTGACGCCCCGAAACACGCGGTGATAACCGTCACGAGCCCCGGTGGTGGTGGCTGGGGCCGGATCGCCGCGGACCGGCGTTCGCGGCGCCGCGGCGTGACGCGAAGCGAACGGAAGCGGGCCCGACCCAAGGAACGCCCGACACGGAGGTAG
- a CDS encoding SAM-dependent chlorinase/fluorinase codes for MSRPLVTFTSDFGHEDWFVGVVHGVLGALAPEAIVVDLNHAISPGDIVRGAFILEAASGDFPAGTVHLAVVDPGVGTSRRALAVSARGQHFVGPDNGLLEWALAAPGAEAHTLLEERWFRRPVSRTFHGRDVFAPVAAHLALGAPLAGFGPRVTDPVRLRQPHPRRDGDAIEGRIVFIDRFGNALTDLTDQALRESFGGPPDQRLVVTLPGRVIRGLARSYGDAPVGTLLAIVGSSGRLEIAQVGGDAADRLGMGLDDPVRVHLST; via the coding sequence ATGTCTCGTCCGCTGGTCACCTTCACCTCGGACTTCGGCCACGAGGACTGGTTCGTCGGCGTGGTGCACGGCGTGCTCGGCGCGCTCGCGCCCGAGGCGATCGTCGTGGACCTGAATCACGCCATCTCCCCCGGCGACATCGTGCGCGGCGCGTTCATCCTCGAGGCCGCCTCCGGCGACTTTCCGGCCGGCACCGTGCACCTCGCGGTCGTGGACCCGGGCGTCGGCACCTCGCGGCGGGCGCTCGCGGTGTCCGCGCGCGGGCAGCACTTCGTGGGCCCCGACAACGGCCTGCTCGAGTGGGCGCTCGCGGCCCCCGGCGCGGAGGCGCACACGCTGCTCGAGGAGCGCTGGTTCCGCCGGCCGGTGAGCCGCACGTTCCACGGTCGCGACGTCTTCGCGCCCGTCGCGGCGCACCTCGCGCTCGGTGCCCCGCTCGCCGGGTTCGGGCCGCGCGTCACCGATCCCGTGCGGCTGCGACAGCCGCATCCGCGGCGCGACGGCGACGCGATCGAGGGCCGCATCGTGTTCATTGACCGGTTCGGCAACGCGCTCACCGACCTGACCGACCAGGCGCTGCGCGAGTCCTTCGGCGGCCCGCCCGACCAGCGGCTCGTGGTGACGCTGCCCGGAAGGGTGATCCGCGGGCTCGCGCGCTCGTACGGCGACGCGCCGGTCGGAACGCTGCTCGCGATCGTCGGCTCGAGCGGCCGCCTGGAGATCGCGCAGGTGGGCGGCGACGCCGCCGACCGGCTGGGCATGGGGCTCGACGATCCGGTTCGCGTCCATCTTTCGACTTGA
- a CDS encoding glycosyltransferase family 39 protein, producing the protein MSRRSRRIDTPADRTAGVSPRPAGSWPDRLLEGAAALLALTVIARLAVFATGARLTSDECFHAWMSEWIAAHGTLPATVEGLYGGFKYFYPPLFHLLGALAVRLFGAPAFHELNVVLLAALFAATWFALARMYSRATAAIAVLALAAYPGLVLQGVRLYVECLSAALAVGMVLALLATGQRPTRTRAVLLGVLAGLGVLAKQSGLIALPVLGALALLALWSGRREHVVAYALALAVACALAAPYWIRNAALFGSPLYPVFGRDLDPRLLELNVKGFSPGWGRFFTATLQQAGWIVPALVGAGLAIAAVSRRSLEHPLLLGGALLLALAPRVPMLDSRHAIPLVAVLVVLSAVTVAGALERAVVARRTLLAALLAVTAWGVVTLPNLRSGLNLAASMDEVWAAIRANVPRDETILCIQTYDTFYYTGRRATWPIPWGQVDPPVEMFDEKDPATILAQLRRHRIDWLLVPTVARATVFNSANFPYGFMLGLQRLGEQGKLDYVWGRRDLALLHVKR; encoded by the coding sequence TTGAGCCGTCGTTCGCGCAGGATCGACACCCCGGCGGACCGCACCGCCGGGGTGTCGCCGCGTCCGGCGGGCTCGTGGCCGGACCGCCTGCTCGAAGGCGCGGCGGCGCTGCTCGCGCTGACCGTGATCGCGCGCCTCGCCGTGTTCGCGACCGGGGCGCGGCTCACCTCGGACGAGTGTTTCCACGCCTGGATGTCGGAGTGGATCGCGGCGCACGGCACGCTGCCGGCGACCGTCGAAGGGCTGTACGGCGGCTTCAAGTACTTCTACCCGCCGCTGTTCCATCTGCTCGGGGCGCTGGCCGTCCGGCTCTTCGGAGCGCCGGCGTTCCACGAGCTGAACGTCGTGCTGCTCGCGGCCCTGTTCGCCGCGACGTGGTTCGCGCTGGCGCGGATGTACTCGCGCGCGACCGCCGCCATCGCCGTGCTCGCGCTCGCCGCCTATCCCGGGCTCGTGCTGCAGGGCGTTCGCCTGTACGTCGAGTGCCTGAGCGCGGCGCTCGCGGTGGGCATGGTGCTGGCGCTGCTGGCCACCGGACAGCGGCCGACGCGGACACGCGCGGTGCTGCTGGGCGTGCTCGCCGGACTCGGCGTGCTGGCGAAGCAGTCGGGCCTGATCGCCCTGCCGGTGCTCGGCGCGCTGGCGCTGCTCGCGCTGTGGAGCGGCCGGCGCGAGCACGTGGTCGCGTACGCGCTCGCGCTGGCGGTCGCGTGCGCGCTTGCGGCGCCGTACTGGATCCGCAACGCGGCGCTGTTCGGCAGCCCGCTGTATCCCGTGTTCGGGCGCGACCTCGATCCGCGCCTGCTCGAGCTGAACGTGAAGGGATTCTCGCCCGGCTGGGGCCGCTTCTTCACCGCCACGCTCCAGCAGGCCGGCTGGATCGTGCCTGCGCTGGTCGGCGCGGGCCTCGCGATCGCCGCCGTCAGCCGCCGCTCGCTCGAGCACCCGTTGCTGCTCGGCGGCGCGCTGCTCCTGGCGCTGGCGCCGCGCGTGCCGATGCTCGATTCGCGCCACGCGATCCCGCTCGTCGCGGTGCTGGTCGTGCTGTCCGCCGTCACCGTCGCGGGCGCGCTCGAACGCGCGGTCGTGGCGCGCCGGACGCTGCTCGCGGCGCTGCTCGCCGTGACCGCCTGGGGCGTCGTGACCCTGCCCAACCTGCGCTCGGGGCTGAACCTCGCCGCGTCCATGGACGAGGTCTGGGCGGCGATCCGCGCGAACGTGCCGCGTGACGAGACGATCCTGTGCATCCAGACCTACGACACGTTCTACTACACCGGGCGACGCGCGACCTGGCCGATCCCGTGGGGGCAGGTGGACCCGCCGGTCGAGATGTTCGACGAGAAGGACCCGGCCACGATTCTCGCGCAGCTCCGCCGCCACCGCATCGACTGGCTGCTGGTGCCGACTGTGGCGCGCGCGACCGTCTTCAACTCTGCCAACTTTCCCTACGGATTCATGCTCGGGCTGCAGCGGCTCGGCGAGCAGGGAAAGCTCGACTACGTGTGGGGCCGGCGCGACCTCGCGCTCCTGCACGTGAAGCGCTGA
- a CDS encoding glycoside hydrolase family 3 protein, whose amino-acid sequence MDAQRAIARRTVLGLPPGGLTPAWERDFSAYPPAGVIVFARDFADLDGLRALTRRLRALAGSRRIFVALDEEGGWVSQLAGHLVVPPNAALLARGAAPGDIAWLTEVTGRRLRALGFDWNYAPVADVHSEPDNPVIGPRAWGTTPASAGGAIAEVLAGLRAAGVASCLKHFPGHGDTRTDSHLALPVCGADLATLEARELATFRAHLAAADSVMTAHVVYPALDADQPGTFSAAIASTLLRERLGFAGVCVTDALEMQGAAAGRTPAEAGALALAAGCDLLLYANWSEGVRRARLELADALVEGRIGRARFDASRPRLAAFDAGRPAPSDAELATPFESLTPAGWEARLAGIVARGLRLEGALPAAAFAGSWSVEEPGFKHGPTLASEIAAAGVPVGGAAPAAQVIAIAQRVPLAGEALSALRGRCAARPTILVGLQNDAFLAHVPEAAVRLSACDCTPLTRRVVAARLAELRRPA is encoded by the coding sequence ATGGATGCCCAGCGCGCCATCGCCCGTCGCACCGTCCTCGGCCTGCCGCCCGGAGGCCTCACGCCCGCGTGGGAGCGGGATTTTTCGGCCTATCCACCCGCCGGCGTGATCGTCTTCGCGCGCGATTTCGCGGACCTCGACGGGCTCCGCGCACTGACCCGCCGCCTGCGCGCGCTGGCCGGTTCGAGGCGCATCTTCGTCGCGCTCGACGAGGAGGGCGGCTGGGTCTCGCAGCTCGCCGGCCACCTCGTCGTGCCACCCAACGCGGCGCTGCTCGCGCGCGGCGCCGCGCCCGGAGACATCGCCTGGCTCACGGAGGTCACGGGGCGACGGCTGCGCGCGCTGGGGTTCGACTGGAACTACGCTCCGGTCGCCGACGTCCACAGCGAGCCGGACAACCCCGTGATCGGGCCGCGCGCCTGGGGCACGACGCCGGCCTCGGCCGGAGGGGCGATCGCCGAGGTGCTCGCGGGGCTCCGCGCCGCCGGCGTCGCGAGCTGCCTCAAGCACTTTCCCGGGCACGGCGACACGCGCACCGACTCGCACCTGGCGCTGCCCGTGTGCGGGGCCGACCTCGCGACGCTCGAAGCGCGCGAGCTCGCGACCTTCCGCGCGCACCTCGCAGCCGCCGATTCGGTGATGACGGCGCACGTGGTCTATCCGGCGCTCGACGCCGATCAACCGGGCACCTTTTCGGCCGCGATCGCCTCGACGCTGCTGCGCGAGCGGCTCGGCTTCGCGGGCGTGTGCGTGACCGACGCGCTCGAGATGCAGGGAGCGGCGGCGGGCCGGACGCCGGCCGAGGCCGGCGCGCTCGCGCTCGCGGCCGGCTGCGACCTGCTGCTGTACGCGAACTGGAGCGAGGGCGTGCGCCGCGCGCGGCTCGAGCTGGCCGACGCGCTCGTGGAGGGACGCATCGGGCGCGCGCGGTTCGACGCCTCGCGCCCGCGGCTCGCGGCGTTCGACGCGGGCCGGCCCGCGCCCTCGGACGCCGAGCTCGCGACGCCGTTCGAGTCGCTCACCCCCGCCGGCTGGGAGGCGCGCCTCGCGGGCATCGTCGCGCGCGGGCTGCGGCTCGAGGGCGCGCTGCCCGCCGCCGCGTTCGCCGGCTCATGGAGCGTGGAGGAGCCCGGGTTCAAGCACGGCCCGACGCTCGCCTCCGAGATCGCGGCGGCGGGCGTGCCGGTCGGAGGAGCGGCTCCCGCCGCGCAGGTGATCGCGATCGCGCAGCGCGTGCCCCTCGCGGGCGAGGCGCTGTCGGCGTTGCGCGGCCGCTGCGCCGCGCGGCCGACGATCCTCGTCGGGCTGCAGAACGACGCGTTCCTCGCGCACGTGCCCGAGGCGGCCGTCCGTCTGTCGGCCTGCGACTGCACCCCCCTCACCCGCCGCGTCGTCGCGGCGCGGCTCGCGGAGCTGCGCCGCCCGGCCTGA
- a CDS encoding N-acetyltransferase, translating to MHAQREEITVTHDVAGQRFRAGSGAEAAVLEYRLAPGRIEFLHTYVPEVLRGRGMAQQLAHAGLEHARAEGLVIEAVCPFVQAYLRKHREYLEPAASALDRTAMERWESEGGQPPGERRRPRA from the coding sequence ATGCATGCGCAGCGGGAAGAAATCACGGTGACCCACGACGTCGCCGGACAGAGATTCCGCGCCGGCAGCGGCGCGGAGGCCGCCGTGCTCGAGTACCGGCTCGCGCCCGGCAGGATCGAGTTCCTGCACACCTACGTGCCCGAAGTCCTCCGCGGCAGGGGCATGGCGCAGCAACTCGCGCACGCGGGGCTGGAGCACGCCAGGGCCGAGGGACTGGTCATCGAGGCGGTCTGTCCGTTCGTGCAGGCGTACCTGCGCAAGCACCGCGAGTATCTGGAGCCGGCCGCGTCCGCCCTCGACCGGACCGCCATGGAGCGCTGGGAGTCCGAGGGAGGTCAGCCGCCCGGCGAGCGCCGGCGCCCGCGCGCCTGA